CTCGCCGCGGGGGCCGGCCTGGTGGTGATCGACGAGGCGCACTGCGTCTCCGACTGGGGCCACGACTTCCGGCCGGACTACCGCCGCATCCGCACCCTGCTGCGCGAACTCCCGTCCGGTATCCCCGTGCTGGCCACCACGGCCACGGCCAACGAACGGGTCACCCGCGACGTCGCCGAGCAACTCGAGGTCGGCGACGACGCCGGCACGCTGGTGCTGCGCGGCGGGCTCGACCGCGAGAGCCTGCACCTGGCGGTGGTGGACCTGCCCGACAGCACCGCCCGACTGAGCTGGCTGGCCCAGCACCTCGACGAGCTGCCCGGATCGGGCATCGTCTACACCCTCACCGTCGCCGCCGCCACCGAGACCGCGGCGTTCCTCGCCGAGCGGGGCCACGCCGTGCGCTCCTACAGCGGCCAGACCGATCAGGAGGAGCGGCAGCGGGCAGAGGACGACCTGCTGGGCAACCGGGTCAAGGCGCTGGTCGCCACGAGCGCGCTCGGGATGGGCTTCGACAAGTCCGATCTGGGTTTCGTCGTCCACCTGGGCGCGCCGCAGTCGCCGATCTCCTACTACCAGCAGGTCGGCCGGGCCGGCCGGGGCGTGGACCGGGCCGAGGTGATCCTGCTGCCGGGCCGCGAGGACCGCGACATCTGGGCCTACTTCGCCGGCCTGGCCTTCCCCCCGGAGGAGACCGTGCGCCGCACCCTCGACGCGCTCGCCCAGGCCGGCGGCCCGGTGTCGACCCAGCGCCTGGAGGCCCAGGTGGACCTGGCGCGCGGCAGGCTGGAGCAGATGCTCAAGGTGCTCGACGTCGACGGCGCCGTGCGCAGGGTGCGCGGCGGCTGGACCGCCACCGGCGCCCCGTGGGCCTACGACGCCGAACGCTACGCCGCGGTGGCCGCGGCCCGGAAGGCCGAGCAGCAGGCGATGCTCGACTACATCGCCACCGACGGCTGCCGGATGGAGTTCCTGCGCCGCCAGCTCGACGACGCGGGGGCGCGCCCCTGCGGCCGCTGCGACGCCTGTACCGGGCGCGCGTGGCCGGTCGAGATCGACCCCGAGCAGCGGGAGGCCGCGGCCGGCCACCTCAGCCGCCCCGGCACCGCGATCGCGCCGCGCAGGCAGTGGCCCACCGGTATGGCCGCGCTCGACATCGACGCCGCGGGCACCATCCGGCCCGAACACCGCGCGGAGGAGGGCCGGGCGCTGGCCCGCCTCACCGACATCGGCTGGGGCAACACGCTGCGCCGCATCCTGGCCGAGGACGCGCCCGACGAGCCGGTGAGCGATCAGGTCTTCCAGGGTCTGATCACGGTGCTGGCGGCGTGGCCGTGGCGGGAGCGCCCGGTCGGCGTGGTGGCGATGCCCTCGGCGACCCGGCCGCGGATGATCACCGATCTGGCCGAGCGGCTGGCGAGGACGGGCCGCCTGGAGCCCGTCGGCCTCCTGGAGTACACCCGTCCGCAGGGCGCCGGCCCGCGTCGCCACAACAGCGCCCAGCGCCTCGCGTCGGTGTGGCACGCCCTCACCGTGCCCGACCGGGTCGGCGCGGCCCTCGCGCGCATCGACGGCCCGGTGCTGCTGGTCGACGACCACACCGACACCGGCTGGACCCTCACCGTGGCGGCCAGGCGGCTGCGCGAGGCCGGGGCCGAGGCCGTGCTCCCGCTGACCCTGGCCGCGCGGAGCTAGGGTTCCGAAGCCCGCCTCTGGGGTAAGGAGGCCTTGGCCGCAAGGGGTCTGCAAGGCCCGCCCCAGGAGGGGGTCCGTGCGGGTGCGTTCTCTCGTGTGGCCGAAGGCCCGTTGAGGTGAACTGCGCACCCGTGCGCGAAGCAGACCCGCGGCCTCCGGTTGGGACCGACACCGGGGGGTTCGGTCCAGACCGCAGGACATCCGGTGCGCTTCGCGCGGAGCCGGGCATCCCGCATATGGGCCTGCGGTCGCACGGCGGGCCGCCCGTTCACCGCGAACCCCTATGGCCGGGGTTTCGCACCCCAATGGTTAAGGCGGCGAATCCCCGGTGCTCGCAGCCTCAGCCCAGGTCGGGGCGGGCGCCGGGCTGGTGCAGGGCGCGGGCGGCCAGGCGCTGGGCGCCGGCCAGGGCGTCCTTGGGGTGCTTGCCCATGAGCCAGGGCGGGAGGAAGCCGGCGATGAACGCGTCACCCGCGCCGATCGACCCCGGGGAGGGCTCCACCGGCTCGGCGGGGACCACGACGATGTCGTCCCGGGTCTTGGAGGCCCACAGCGCACCGGCGTCACCCAGTTTGATCACGACGTTGGGGTACCAGGCCGTCAGCACCTTGGCGGCGGCCTCGGCCTCCTCGCGGCCGGTCAGCACGGTCGCCTGGTCGTTGTTGGCGAACAGCAGCCGCGCGCCGTTGGTCCAGTCGAGGAAGTGCTCGGCGCCGGCGCGCTCCAGCGGGGCGTGGGAACCGCCGTCGACCGAGATCGACATGCCCGACTCGCGCGCCATGCGCAGCGCCACCCGGGCGGCGCGGCGCGAGCCCTCGCTGAGCAGCGTGTACCCCGACAGGTGCAGGTGCCCGTCGGGCCCGAACACGTCGCGGGGCAGGTCCTCGGGCTGCAGCGCGGCGTTGGCGCCGGGGTCGCTGAGCATCGTGCGGTCGCCCCGGTGCGTGATCATGACCACGCAGGTGCCGGTGGGGCGCTCCGGGTCCATGACCATGCGGGCGTCGATGCCGTAGCCCATCAGCTCCATCTCGCGGGTGCGCCCCGTGATGTCGGAACCGCGCCGGCCGACAAGTGCGGTCTCGGCGCCCTCCAGGGCCAGCCACGCCGCCACGTTGGCGCCGGAGCCGCCGCCGTAGGTGATCACCGACGCGGGGGTGTCGCTGCCGCGCGCCAATGGATGGAAAGCCCGCGCAACCGCATCGGTCATGAGATCACCGATCACGACCACTCGCGTCATACCGTCACCACCTCGCCGACCGTTTTCGCGCGACGACCCGTCAAAAGCGTGCCCCTGACGTTAACAGGTTCCTGGGTTGCCATGGGTAACGAAGTGGCAGAAGAACCATGTCACCGCCGACTCGGGCCCGGCCGCCCGAGCGGGGCCGAGCGGCGATCCGGGCCCTTCGCTCCCGCACGGCGGCGGCAAACTCGTTTACCCTCAAAACCGTGCAGCCTTACCCGAAACACTGGGAAGCCGACGTGGTCCTCACCGACGGCGGCACCGCGCATCTTCGGCCCATCACTCCCGAGGACGGCGACCTGCTCCAGGAGTTCCACTCCCGGTTGTCGCCCGAGACGATCTACTACCGCTTCTTCGCGCCCTATCCGAAGCTGTCCCGGCGCGACGTCGAACGGTTCACCACCGTGGACTACGAGGACCGGGTGGCCCTCATCGCGACCATCGGCGAGCCCATGGTCGCCGTCGTGCGTTACGACAAGGTGAGCGGGGACGAGGCCGAGGTGGCCTTCGTCGTGGAGGACTCCCACCAGGGGCGCGGCATCGCCTCGGTGCTGCTGGAGCACATCGGGGCCGCCGCCCGCGAACGCGGCGTGCGGCGGTTCATCGCCGACGTGCTGCCGGAGAACCGGCGCATGATCAACGTCTTCCGCGAGGCCGGGTACACCGCGCAGCAGACCTTCGACGAGGGCGTCATCCGGCTCACCCTCGACCTGGAGCCCACCGAGGACTCCAGGGACGTCATGCGGGCCAGGGAGCAGCGCGCGGAGTCCCGTTCCATCGCCCGGCTGCTCTTCCCCGAGTCCGTCGCGGTCATCGGCGCCAGCAGGACCGCGCACACCATCGGCCAGACCTCGCTGCGCAACCTCATCGCCGGCGACTTCCAGGGCCCGGTCTTCCCGGTGCACCCCGAGGCCAAGGCCGTCGCGGGCGTCCGCGCCTACCCCAGCGTCCTGGACATCCCGGACCCGGTCGACCTCGCCATCGTCGCGGTGCGCGCCGACATGGTCGCCGACGTCGTCGACCAGTGCGCGCAGAAGGGCGTGTACGGGCTGGTGGTGGTGAGCTCCGGCTTCGGCGAGGCGGGCCCCGACGGGCGCGCCCGCCAGGACGAGCTGGTGCGCACCGCGCGGGCGGCGGGCATGCGCGTCATCGGGCCCAACTGCCTGGGCATCGCCAACACCGACCCCGCGGTCTCGCTGAACGCCACGCTGTCACCGGACATCCCCTCGCGCGGCCGGATCGGCTTCTTCTCCCAGTCCGGTGCGCTGGGCCGCGCGATCCTGCAGCGGGTCGCCCAGCGCGGCATGGGCCTGTCCACCTTCGTCTCCGCGGGCAACCGGGCCGACGTCTCGGGCAACGACCTCATGCAGTACTGGGAGGAGGACCCCGGCACCGAGGTCGTCCTGCAGTACCTGGAGTCGCTGGGCAACCCGCGCAAGTTCAGCCGGCTGGCCCGCAGGCTCGCCCAGCACAAGCCGGTCGTCGCCGTGCGCACCGGCGGCTCCTCCCAGGGCGTGCCCACCGGCCACGCCGCCAACGCGCTCGCGCTGCCCGACTACGCGGTGACCTCGCTGTTCCAGCAGGCCGGCGTCGTGCGGGTGGAGGACATCACGCAGATGTTCGACGTCGCCCAGCTGTTCGCCTACCAGCCGCTGCCCTCGGGGCCGCGCGTGGGCATCGTCGGCAACTCCGACTCCCTCGGCCTGCTGGCCAAGGACGCCTGCCTGCGTTCGGGCCTGCGGCCGCACGACCCGGTGGACCTGGGCCCCACCGCGACCGCCGCCGACTTCGACGCCGCGCTCAGCGCCGCGCTGGCCGACGAGTCGGTGCACTCCGTCGTCGTGGTGTTCATCCCCGCTCTGACGCCGATCTCCAGCGACGTGGCCGAGGTCATGCGGGCCAAGGCCGCTGCGTCCGGCAAGCCGATCGTCACCACCTACCTCGGCTACCAGGGGCTGCCGGAGGAGCTCCGGCAGGTCGACGAGGACGGCGAGACGCTGCGCGGGTCCGTGCCGTCCTACCCCGCGCCCGAGGACGCGGTGCGCGCGCTCGCCCACGCCACCCGGTACGCGATGTGGCGCGAGCGCGACCCCGGCCGACACCCCGAACTGGCCGGCATCGACCGCGCCGCGGCCCGCCGGCTCATCGGCGCCGCCCTCGCCGACGCCGAGGCCGCCGGCACCGCCCCGCACTCGGTCTGGTTCACCAGCGAACCGGTGCACAACGAGGAGACCGCGGTGGAGGCCGCCGTCGCGCGGCGGCTGCTGGACTGCTACGGCGTGCAGGTCTGGACCGACATCCCGGTGGCCTCGGGCGACGCCGCGGTCGCCGCGGCCGAGGAGCTCGGCTACCCGGTCGTCGTCAAGGCCAACGCCCCCGACCTGCGACTGCGGTCGGGCGGCAGCGGGATCCGCGCCGACCTGCGTTCGCCGGAGGACGTGCGGGGCGCCTACATCGCGCTGCACGACCGGCTCGGCGACGACGCCATGCTCGTGGTGCAGCGGATGGCCGTCCCCGGCGTGCCGACGGTGATCCGGGCGGGGGAGAACCCGTCGTTCGGATCGGTGGTCGCCTTCGGGCTCGCCGACGTCACCGCCGAACTGCTCGACGACCGCGCCTACCGGCTGGCCCCTCTGACCGACGCCGACGCCGCCGACCTGGTCCGAGCGGTACGCTCCTCGCCGCTGCTGTTCGGCCTGCCCGCTGGCGCCTCGTCACTGGCCGACCAGCCCAACGTGGAGGCGCTGGAGGAGCTGCTGATCCGGGTCTCGCGCCTGGTCGACGCGCTGCCGGAGGTCACCCACGTCGACCTGGACCCGGTCATCGTCAACGCCGACGGCGCCCACGTCCTGGGCGCCCGCGTCTGGCTGCGCGAGGCGCCCGAAGTCCGTCTCGACTACGGCCCCCGGCGACTGCGGGTTCCGTATTAGCCGCGATCAGCCGCGGTCGGCCGCGGTCGGCCGTTCTCCGGCCCTCACGCCGGTTCGGGCTGCGGTTCGGGATCGGGCGGCATCGGGCCCGGAGGCTCGGGCGGGACGGGGCTGGGCTCGGGCGGGGCCGGCTCCGGATCGGGCAGGGGTGGTCCGGGCGGCGGCGGTGTCGGTACGGGAGGCACTGTCGCGTCCATGCCGCCCCCCTACCCGGATCGTGGTGCGTTACCCGTGGTGCCGCTGCGCCGACCGCCGGCGCGGGTGCGTTCGGTCACCGGGAGAGGGCAGGATGGGAGCATGAGGAAAACGCGTGCTGTGTCCACCGACTGGCGCCTGGAGATCGAGCGCAGCGGGTACTACCCGGGACTCGTGGCCGACGCCGTGGCCGCGACCCTCGGCGGGGAGACCGCCGATGCCTCCGTGGTCCACCACGAGGCGACCTTCGATCCCGGCATGGAGGTGCGGCGGCACATCACCGTCCTGGTGCTCACCCCGACCCGGCTGATCGTGTGCCACACCGACGAGCACCCGCCGGCCGCCCCCGAAGAGCGCCCGCACGCCTCCACCACCACCGACGCCATCAAGCTCGGCACCATCCAGTCCGTCGCGCTGACCAGGGTCGTCCCCGACCCCGCGGCCTACGTCCCCGGCACGCCGCCGAGCGAGGTCGTGCTGAGCATCAACCTCGCCGTCAACTGGGGCGCCATCGCCCACATCGACCTCGAACCCGCCGCGTGCGCCGACGAGTCCTGCGACCTGGACCACGGCTACACCGGGGCGATCACCGCCGAGCCGCTGACGCTGCGGGTCAGCCAGGCCGCCGACGGCGCCGACGCCGTCGCCAACATGGTCGACTTCGCCCAGGCGCTGTCGGAGGCCACCACCCGGTGACACCGCCGCAGCGGGGCGCCGCCCGGCGGCGGAGCCGACCGGGGACCGGCGGGTCCGAAGAAGCCGATGAGGAAGGGGTCAAGTGAGCACGGACACCGCGGGCTTCGAGACGCCGCGCTACGGCGCGGCGTCACTGGCCGATCTCGCGCCCTCGGTGCTCGCCTCGCTGGGGGTCGAAGGGGAGCCCAACGCGCTCGGCCTGCCGCCGACCCGCCGGGCCTGCGTGCTCCTCGTCGACGGCATGGGCTGGGAACCGCTGCGCGCCAACCGCGGCCGCGCCCCGTTCCTGGCCTCACTGCTCGACGCGGCCGGGCCCATCACGGCGGGCTTCCCCACGACCACGGCCACCAGCCTCACCTCGTTCGGCACCGGGTGCGCGCCCGGCGGCCACGGCATCCTCGGCTACCAGGTCGCCGTCCCCGGCCGCGACCGGATCATGAACTCGCTGCGCTGGGACGCCGAGATCGACCCCGCGGTCTGGCAGCCCCGGCGCACCGTCTACCAGCGGGCCGAGGCCGCCGGTGTGACCACCGCCTACATCGCCGAGGGAAGGTTCGAGGGCACCGGGTTCAGCCGCGCCTCAGCGCGCGGCAGCCGCTACGTCGCGGCCGACGACATCACCGAGCTGGCCGTCAAGGCCGAGGCCGCACTGGAGTCGGCCGACCGCGGCTACGTCTTCGTCTACCACTCCGACCTCGACACCTACGGCCACATGTTCGGGGTGGACTCGCCGTACTGGCGGCACCACCTCGGCCTGGTGGACCGGCTCGCCGAGCAGCTCGCCGACGCGCTGCCGGCCGACTCCGCGCTCTACGTCACCGCCGACCACGGCATGGTCGACACCGGCCCCGACGGCCGGATCGACGTGGAGTCCGACCCGGAGCTGAGCGCGGGCGTCCGCCTGCTCGCCGGTGAGGCCAGGGTCCGCCAGGTCCACGCCCGCGACGGCGCGGCCGACGACGTGCTCGCCGCGTGGCGGGAGCGGCTGGCCGGGCGGGCGGTGGTGGTCGGCCGTGCCGAGGCCGTGGCGGCCGGGTGGTTCGGCGCGGTGGCCGATGAGTTCCTGCCGCGCATCGGCGACGTCCTGGCGCTGGCGCGCGACGGCGTCGCGCTCGTCGCCCCGGTCGGTGAACCGGTGGAGTCGCGGCTCGTCGGCCAGCACGGCTCGCTGACCCCGGCCGAACTCCGCGTGCCGCTGCTGCGCGCGAGCCCGGCCGTCTGCTGAGACCGCCTCGGTCCCGCCCGGCCTCAGTCGTCGGCGGCCAGGCGGACAGGCAGCGGGTTCCAGGTGCCCAGGCGAGCTTGCGACGGTTCTCAACGCGCCCGCCCGGACCCACCGCCGTCCTCGCCGGACCTTCCGAAAGAGGCGGGAGGCCGGACCGCGCGGAGGCGGGGCCGATATCTTCGAGGTCACCCAAGAGGGGCCGTGCAGGCCACTGACGACGATGGAAGGGGCACCCATGCCGGAAGCCGCCGAGCCGCTGGTGCGCGGGGACGTTGACCGGGGCATCGCCACCATCACCCTGGACTCGCCGCACAACCGCAACGCGCTCTCGGCGCGGCTGCGCACCGAGCTCGCCCAGGAGCTGGCCGCGGCGGTGGCCGACGACACCGTCCGCGCCGTCGTGCTCACCGGCACCGGCCCCG
This sequence is a window from Spinactinospora alkalitolerans. Protein-coding genes within it:
- a CDS encoding RecQ family ATP-dependent DNA helicase; translated protein: MVTSAAPGTTVGSDSAMREAAERHLRALAGDAARLREDQWAAIHALAAERRRALVVQRTGWGKSAVYFVATALRRAEGAGPTVIISPLLALMRNQIAAAERAGIRAHTINSANIDAWARTYAEIEAGAVDVLLVSPERLNNPDFRDRVLPELAAGAGLVVIDEAHCVSDWGHDFRPDYRRIRTLLRELPSGIPVLATTATANERVTRDVAEQLEVGDDAGTLVLRGGLDRESLHLAVVDLPDSTARLSWLAQHLDELPGSGIVYTLTVAAATETAAFLAERGHAVRSYSGQTDQEERQRAEDDLLGNRVKALVATSALGMGFDKSDLGFVVHLGAPQSPISYYQQVGRAGRGVDRAEVILLPGREDRDIWAYFAGLAFPPEETVRRTLDALAQAGGPVSTQRLEAQVDLARGRLEQMLKVLDVDGAVRRVRGGWTATGAPWAYDAERYAAVAAARKAEQQAMLDYIATDGCRMEFLRRQLDDAGARPCGRCDACTGRAWPVEIDPEQREAAAGHLSRPGTAIAPRRQWPTGMAALDIDAAGTIRPEHRAEEGRALARLTDIGWGNTLRRILAEDAPDEPVSDQVFQGLITVLAAWPWRERPVGVVAMPSATRPRMITDLAERLARTGRLEPVGLLEYTRPQGAGPRRHNSAQRLASVWHALTVPDRVGAALARIDGPVLLVDDHTDTGWTLTVAARRLREAGAEAVLPLTLAARS
- a CDS encoding carbohydrate kinase family protein — translated: MVVIGDLMTDAVARAFHPLARGSDTPASVITYGGGSGANVAAWLALEGAETALVGRRGSDITGRTREMELMGYGIDARMVMDPERPTGTCVVMITHRGDRTMLSDPGANAALQPEDLPRDVFGPDGHLHLSGYTLLSEGSRRAARVALRMARESGMSISVDGGSHAPLERAGAEHFLDWTNGARLLFANNDQATVLTGREEAEAAAKVLTAWYPNVVIKLGDAGALWASKTRDDIVVVPAEPVEPSPGSIGAGDAFIAGFLPPWLMGKHPKDALAGAQRLAARALHQPGARPDLG
- a CDS encoding bifunctional acetate--CoA ligase family protein/GNAT family N-acetyltransferase; this translates as MQPYPKHWEADVVLTDGGTAHLRPITPEDGDLLQEFHSRLSPETIYYRFFAPYPKLSRRDVERFTTVDYEDRVALIATIGEPMVAVVRYDKVSGDEAEVAFVVEDSHQGRGIASVLLEHIGAAARERGVRRFIADVLPENRRMINVFREAGYTAQQTFDEGVIRLTLDLEPTEDSRDVMRAREQRAESRSIARLLFPESVAVIGASRTAHTIGQTSLRNLIAGDFQGPVFPVHPEAKAVAGVRAYPSVLDIPDPVDLAIVAVRADMVADVVDQCAQKGVYGLVVVSSGFGEAGPDGRARQDELVRTARAAGMRVIGPNCLGIANTDPAVSLNATLSPDIPSRGRIGFFSQSGALGRAILQRVAQRGMGLSTFVSAGNRADVSGNDLMQYWEEDPGTEVVLQYLESLGNPRKFSRLARRLAQHKPVVAVRTGGSSQGVPTGHAANALALPDYAVTSLFQQAGVVRVEDITQMFDVAQLFAYQPLPSGPRVGIVGNSDSLGLLAKDACLRSGLRPHDPVDLGPTATAADFDAALSAALADESVHSVVVVFIPALTPISSDVAEVMRAKAAASGKPIVTTYLGYQGLPEELRQVDEDGETLRGSVPSYPAPEDAVRALAHATRYAMWRERDPGRHPELAGIDRAAARRLIGAALADAEAAGTAPHSVWFTSEPVHNEETAVEAAVARRLLDCYGVQVWTDIPVASGDAAVAAAEELGYPVVVKANAPDLRLRSGGSGIRADLRSPEDVRGAYIALHDRLGDDAMLVVQRMAVPGVPTVIRAGENPSFGSVVAFGLADVTAELLDDRAYRLAPLTDADAADLVRAVRSSPLLFGLPAGASSLADQPNVEALEELLIRVSRLVDALPEVTHVDLDPVIVNADGAHVLGARVWLREAPEVRLDYGPRRLRVPY
- a CDS encoding DUF5998 family protein, producing MRKTRAVSTDWRLEIERSGYYPGLVADAVAATLGGETADASVVHHEATFDPGMEVRRHITVLVLTPTRLIVCHTDEHPPAAPEERPHASTTTDAIKLGTIQSVALTRVVPDPAAYVPGTPPSEVVLSINLAVNWGAIAHIDLEPAACADESCDLDHGYTGAITAEPLTLRVSQAADGADAVANMVDFAQALSEATTR
- a CDS encoding alkaline phosphatase family protein, whose product is MSTDTAGFETPRYGAASLADLAPSVLASLGVEGEPNALGLPPTRRACVLLVDGMGWEPLRANRGRAPFLASLLDAAGPITAGFPTTTATSLTSFGTGCAPGGHGILGYQVAVPGRDRIMNSLRWDAEIDPAVWQPRRTVYQRAEAAGVTTAYIAEGRFEGTGFSRASARGSRYVAADDITELAVKAEAALESADRGYVFVYHSDLDTYGHMFGVDSPYWRHHLGLVDRLAEQLADALPADSALYVTADHGMVDTGPDGRIDVESDPELSAGVRLLAGEARVRQVHARDGAADDVLAAWRERLAGRAVVVGRAEAVAAGWFGAVADEFLPRIGDVLALARDGVALVAPVGEPVESRLVGQHGSLTPAELRVPLLRASPAVC